A single region of the Anomaloglossus baeobatrachus isolate aAnoBae1 chromosome 2, aAnoBae1.hap1, whole genome shotgun sequence genome encodes:
- the LOC142290077 gene encoding olfactory receptor 6B1-like: MANQSYVKEFILFGFPGLQEKFFPVVSLTFFCVYNVSVCANATVLVLIVLRSHLHQPMYMIIANLAFSDLLFDTITLPKIICRYWFGDGFIPYNLCFFQMFFVHLLSPLDSFIILLMAVDRYVAICNPLRYHNIISNKVIAILFSFCWLMAAIISLTVMSFGMQLTYCGPNMVKNIYCAVTPVGVLSCADSLWTRKTSYYIGLIAHMGSLSFIIFSYIIILVKVYSTARNENWQKALYTCVTHWFVIVIHFVPRLVVYSYDQAQLMPNADINVLLICLYTYVPHVSSPIVFCLRTEEIKKTLIKILRKQTITL; the protein is encoded by the coding sequence ATGGCCAACCAGTCCTACGTGAAAGAGTTCATCCTCTTTGGCTTCCCAGGACTTCAAGAAAAATTCTTCCCGGTGGTTTCCTTGACCTTCTTCTGTGTCTATAACGTATCAGTATGTGCGAATGCCACCGTATTAGTCTTAATCGTACTCAGATCTCACCTTCATCAGCCCATGTACATGATCATTGCTAACTTGGCCTTTTCTGATTTGCTTTTTGACACAATAACCCTTCCAAAAATAATCTGCCGGTATTGGTTCGGAGACGGATTCATTCCATATAATTTATGCTTTTTCCAAATGTTTTTTGTTCATCTCCTCAGCCCTCTTGATTCCTTCATCATCCTACTGATGGCTGTTGATCGTTACGTGGCCATTTGTAACCCACTTAGGTACCACAATATCATCAGCAACAAGGTCATAGCCATCCTCTTCTCATTCTGCTGGTTAATGGCAGCCATTATTTCATTGACCGTCATGTCATTTGGGATGCAACTTACATATTGTGGTCCCAACATGGTCAAGAACATTTATTGCGCTGTCACACCAGTTGGGGTATTGTCTTGTGCTGACTCTCTATGGACTAGAAAAACGAGCTATTACATTGGTCTGATAGCTCATATGGGATCCCTGTCCTTTATAATATTTTCTTATATCATCATCCTTGTGAAGGTCTACTCAACAGCTCGCAATGAGAACTGGCAGAAGGCCCTTTATACTTGTGTAACTCACTGGTTTGTCATAGTCATACACTTCGTCCCCCGGTTGGTGGTTTACAGCTACGATCAGGCGCAGCTCATGCCCAACGCTGATATTAATGTATTACTGATTTGCTTGTATACATATGTGCCACATGTTAGTAGCCCAATTGTATTTTGTCTAAGAACAGAGGAGATAAAAAAAACATTGATCAAAATTTTGAGGAAACAGACAATTACTttgtaa